The genomic stretch CTCCCCTGCGTTGATTACGCTGCTGATTAAGCAAAATGACGTAAGCTTTCCCGTCATTAAGATAACCAGCATAGTTGTAAATTCCCTTCATGCTCCCGGATTTTGTCGGCACACCCATATACTTACGGAGGAGAGAGGCATGGGGTCTGAAAGCCTTGAGCAGCTCCAGTATTGCCCTGACAGTCACTCGATTTCCGCGAAACAGGCCAGCCCCTTCTTTCTGGACAATGGTGGCAGCAGTTTTTTTGCCGAGTCGCTTGACCAATACTTCGTTGACGGCCCGTTCCGCCTTGGCCCAGGTTGCCGGATAGCCGTACTTCTTTGCACCACAGGTCAGGTAGACTAAGTTAGATATATAATTGGATGAATATTTCAGAAAAGAAGTTACCAGCTCCTTCAGGTCTTTACTGCTTTGGTGCGTATAAATGAGTTCAGCATCCTGAGGGACAGGCCCGTCCCCCATCTTCCCCTGCCCAGCTATGCCTGCCTCTTCTTGCAGGGCGCGAAACAGCTCGGTTGTATAACAGGCTATCTGTCCCTTTGATGGCTTTCCATAACGGCAAATATTGATTCTATGCCTGCCCGCAGGGTAGCCCTTGGCCAGTCCTTGCATAATGGGCAACAGCGGGGTTTCTTTTTCTCCGGAAAGAATTTTGCCCTTCTTGGTCACCCGAATATCAACGCTGTTGAAATTAACTGAAACCGCACCTACCGGCGCATCATAGGGATTATCGCTGTCTTCTCGCCCAGGCACAGGGTATTCCAGGGCAAAGGCCGAAGGGTCAATATAGATTGCATTGATTTCCTTCACGCCTTTTTCCTGCAAGACCTTGAAGATCTCACGAATTTCTTCAGAGACCAACATGGGGTCGCCGGTCCCCTTTATATAGAGATTTTTTTTCTTATCCGTGTAGAACTCTGTGGTAAAACGGTACTCCGGGCCGAGAATATCAAAGGCGGCAAGAGCGGTGGAAAGTTTGATAACACTGGCCGGGACATAGGCCTTGTCAGGATTACAGGAGGAGATAATCTTTCCCTTGGTATCAGCAACACCGTAACCGCCTTTTCGAATCAGCTTGTTAAAAGGGGGAGAACAGGCTGCACCAGCTGATCCAACAGTAAAAAACAGCATAACCAGCCCTGCCAACAGCAGATGAAACAACCTCATACTTCCTCCTGATATTTTCATTCTCATCATTTCCTTGAGCGTTCAATTAAGGCTTCTTGAAAAAACAATTGCACACTCTACACTCTATAAGATAAATTATCGAAGTTTATAGGAAATTCCAAGGGGATTCGTAAAAAAAAAACAAAAAAAGAAAGAGTCGCTCTGTTTTTTCCTTGGCTATCAGTCGAATTTACCGTTACAAGAGAGTTACCGGACCGGTGGGTCCATTTTCCGGCAAGCTACACGGAGGGGTTGATCAGATGGAAGAAGGGAGGGAGGTGAGGTATTTCCTCTGCTGTTTTCTATTTACTTTTTAATTCTAAATCGTTAAGGTTTGTTGTCGTCGGAGCAACTCTTCAACTTTCTATGTTTAGTGCTTGGATATCAGCATAGGTGAAAAATGCGGAAATATATTACCGTCAATATCATGGAAAGTTTCTCTCTATTAACAATGTTGTGCGTGTAACTAATCAAAAGCTATGTCTGATCTTACCAGTGCAGAAAAACGGAAACTTGAGCGTGCTTTTGGAATGGCGAGTGGCTATGTGCTGAATTTCTCTAATCGCACCTTTGAAGAATTCATTCTAGACAGCGTAGGGATCGAGATATACGACGAACAGTATAGCTATGGCAGTGGCTCAAAATCTCACCGTATGAGAGCACTTTGGGATATAGAACCAAATCATGTAGTAGGCAAGGTTCTGGGAGATATCCTAGATGAGTGGAAAGAATGGAATCAAAAAACATACAACCCGTCAACGGGTGAATATGAGGAGCCTAGCTTCCCTGATGATTGTGTGAAAATCGTTGAGCGCCTTAAGTCTCACTCTCTGGTTCCTGAAATTGAGTCACTGAGACCAAATGCCGATGATAAAGATTTTGAAGCACTTGCTAGGTCGATAAAGGGATATATTAAGCGCAATGAACCGGAAACAGGACTAGACCGTCTTCATACTTTTGCTGTCAGATATATTCGCAACTTATGCGACAAGCACGGGATATCCACTGAAAGATCAAAACCACTGCACAGTGCATTCGGGGAGTACGTAAAGCATTTGCGGGCCGATGGTGTAATTGAAACCGAAATGGCGGAACGTATTCTGAAATCAAACATTTCGGTTTTGGACGCATTCAATAAAGTCCGCAACGAACATAGTCAGGCGCATGACAATCCGATTGTCAGTTATCATGAGGCATTACTAATCTTCAATAATGTCGTCAGCCTGATTAGATACTTAGATACGGTTGAGAAAAAAACAAAAAAACTAAATGAACCGGAGCTTGATATTCTATTTTGACAGGACGCACAACCAGATATTTTAGCGCATTGGAAGAAGAACGGCGGCCTTACGCAAGTTTGAGGGCCAGCTTGCTGAGTGAAAAAGGTCGGAGACTCCTGTCTCCGACCTTGAAAATCGCTATTCAGAAATGCTGCGGATCACTGGTACCTTTGTAGTCTTGCTTGCTCATACCACGGGCAGGGCCGGTGGCAGTTCAGGTTTAATCGGATTAAATCGATGCTCTTGAACAGTGTGAGGATATTGTGGCACTCTGTACAAGTCCACCATCGCTTTTTCCTCCTACTTTCTTCCCCTTTGAGGGGATAACACCTGTTGAATATTAATCCTTTAAAATTAAAGAGGTACTTCCATGAAAGATTATAATGTCGTCATCATATCCGGCTCAGACAGCGATCTGCCGCACATCAAAAAGATTCAAGGTGAATTAGCAAAATTCACAATTGAGTCAAACATCAGGATCTGTTCCGCCCATAAACAACCTGTTGCCTGTGAAAATATCGTTAAAGAACTCAACGAATCTTCCGTACCGAGTATAATAGTTTCTATAGCCGGTGCCACCGACGCATTATCCGGTGTGTTATCCTTCCATAGTGTCCACCCGGTCATCAGTTGCCCGCCTGATAAAACCAATCATTTTTCATGCGTGGACAATCCTCCGGGCAGTTCAAACTCTTTGATTCTCAGACCGGCAAATGTAGCGAAACATATCGTCCAGATCTTATGTCTGATTAATGCGGATTACAAAAAAATACTGATGGAAAAAAATAACGAAAAAATTTCCACGTTAAGAGAGGCTGATAACGCCAACAAAGCATGAGTAAAAGGCCGGAGCCTGCTGTCTCTGGCCTTAAAAGCGTCACTCCGAGTGGTTCGCGGATAAGCGACCATCATCAGTCTCGATAATTGGGATAATAAGGAGGTAAGAGCATGAAACATCATGAACAATACGGAAAACGCACTGGTATTATTTGTTTTGTTAAATTTGTAACGATATTAATCTCTTTACAACTCTTGGGTGCCTGTGCCGTACATAAGAAAAACGATTCGACCAAAAACGATTTGACCCAGAGTCGGTTTACTCTTGTTGCTATTCCAGATACGCAACAATATTATAGAGCTGAAAAAGGAAAAGTATATTTTGCCAAGCAGGTCGATTGGATTGTAAATAATGCTTACACAAAAGATAATCCTGAAGATAGTGTACCTTTTAAAAATATTGTCTTTGTAACGCACTTGGGTGATGTTATTGAAGATGGTATGGGAAATGAAAACCACCCCGAGTGGTTAGACTCATTAAAGCACATGGAAAAGTTGGATCATGTGCTACCGTATTCCGTTGCATTGGGAGATCATGATTATAACGGTAATGAACGCCCGGTTGATGGTCATACTGCCTTTGTAAAATATTATGGCCCGGAACGTTATAAGAAGTACAGCTGGTACGGAGGAAGCTCAAAGAAAGGAACCAGTCATTATCAGTATTTTTCAGGTGCTGGCATTACTTTTCTCCATATAAATATTGAAGTAGACGCACCTGATAGCAGTAAATTTGCACATGAAGATGACCAGCTCAAATGGGCACAGACGATACTTGATGCCAATAAAAACACTCCAACAATTTTAACCACGCATGCGTATCTAACTGATGAAATGCATAAAGGTACCAATGGAAAGCAGGTGCCTTATGATGATGATGGTCGTTTTGTCGGACATGAGCCAAGCCAGGAAGTTAGCAAGGGGCCAAGACATAATGAAAAACGCCGAGGAGGACTTGCTATTTGGCGAGACCTGGTTAAAAAAAACAACCAAATTTTTATGGTACTGGGCGGAAACTATCATGAATACCTGAGGGATCAGGGAGGGCGTGAAGCTGCTCTCAATGGGGAATACCATCAAGTGAGCATCAACGATTTTAATCAGCCTGTCATTGAGGTACTCGTCAACTATCAGGACTATAAAAACGGGGGTGATGGGTTAATCAGGTTGATCAATTTTGATTTTGAGAACAACACCGTACTGTTTGAAACGTATAACACCTTTGAAGATAGCTTTCGCCGTATGAATCTTCAGCCTGCACGAGCTGGCGATAAGACAAACCCCCTTGCCAGTGAGTTTACAATTCCGCTTAATTTTCAAGAACGTTTTGTATACTGAGCCGTTTTTTGTTTAGAAGCGATTAATTTAAAAGGAAATATCTTGCCGATTATACCGGGAGCCGTAGGGGCAAACCTGTTTGCCCCTGCAATTCTTTATCTGAAAACGGGACGTTATTTTATATGAGCGTTGGCTGGGCGACTCCAAAGAGTCACCCGGTACTTTCAAATAAAAAAGGCCGGAGACTGTTGTCTCCGACCTTTTAAAAAACGTCGCTCCGATGTGCTCCGGATCAATGACCGCCGTGTTCGTCAGCAGTCTTGTAGTCTTCCTTCGTCATACCACGGGGCAATGCCGGGGCTGGTTCAGGTTTAATCGGCTGAAATCGATGTTCTTGAACAGTGTGGGGATTATGACATTCTGTACAGGTCCACCACCTCTTTTGCCCTCCGACTTTCCATTCACCGGTACGCTTACCGTGGAGTCCCATCCGCCATTCGCCGTAGGTGTCACCGTGACAGCTACCACAAAGCTTATAGGATTCATTAAAGCTGACTTCTTGCCCTCGTTGGTCAACAAGGGTGTCACGATTAGCCGCATTATGACAATCAAAACACCATATTGCTCCCCGGCCATGCTGCAACTGCGTCGCGTCGCTGACGATATCCTGGTGCATCATGATCTGGCGGGCATCGTTCTGCTGGGTTGCCGGATCTGCACCGGGATGACAGCCGCTGCACTGCATGCTTGTCTGCACCAGTGTTTTCAGGCTCTTGGCACGGGGCCTGATAACAGCCTGGGCAAAATCCCCATCTGTATGATCGCCATAGCTTGGCATTTCACCCATAGGTTCGGTACCACCGTAGGGATCACCGTACCAGAGGACTGCTCCCGTGGTAGGTGAACACTTCACATTGGGGTAGCCGTACTTAGGGACGACATTATCCATCTTTGAGAGCTCGGTAGTACCTTTGATACTTTCGAAACACTCATTTTGTGCAGCATCAGACGTACCTGGTGCTGCACCGGACGTACCTTTTGCTACAGCCTCGCCAGGCATATTTTGGAGGAGCAAGCCGCCAGTTACTAAGGCAAAAAGGCCATAGAAAACAGCTGCTCTCACATATTTTCTTCCTGAAATCATTTTGCACCTCCACTTGCTTCCACAGTATTGGAATCTCGTACTTCACCGGTCAATACGCCAATAGCGCCCTTGGTGAGCAAGGTCAGCGTAATAAAGCCAACTGCCCAGATAAACAGGACGTTGAAGATTTCAATAAAGCTTGGATGATACACTGCATACTCACCCAAGGGGGTTGGACTGAAAGCCGGAAAGACCAGAACTGCTGGCTTTTCGATCAGGATGATCATGAAGACCACAAAAGAAACCAATGGTAACAGGCTATTGTAACTCTTGCGTATTTTGCTACTGAGCAGCAGGAAAAACGGAATCACAATCAGAGCCATGGTCGCCCAAAACCAGGGAACATAAGCGTCCAGGCCCTGGTGACCATGCATCATAAACTCTAAGGAAGCAGCATGATGGGTAGCTGGATACAGCTCATTAAAAAACTCAGCGGCAAAGACTAATATAATGATCCCCAAGCTCCAAGCCATGACCTGTGAAAAGAAGTCAATAACCGAGTCAGCAATATCCATTTTGCTGAATTTACGGATCAAAAGGAAAAATATGATAATCAGGGCGGATCCCGATGCACCGGCCATGGATAAAAAGGCAAAGGGAAGAACAGCAGTATGCCACATGGAGATTGCCGCATTGCTGCTGAGAATAAAGGCTGTTACAATATGAATTAACGGTCCCCAAGCCACAGCAACGTAAATCAATGGGGTATACAACTTAGTATTGATCGGTTTACCAAGATAACGCATGTACAGCAGATAGGAGACTGCCAACGCGTTGATTCCCAGATAAACGTTCAGGACAATTACATCATAGGTAAGCATGGAATAGGGAAAGTTGAAAACCCCCAAACCAGGAAACATGTGCCACGAGCGCTCCGGTCGTCCCATATGGAACATGATGAAGTTGAGTCCGATAATCACGAAGGTCAGGGCGATAATTTCACCAAGTACGGCCAAATCCTTCATGTCTTTGCGCTTATAAATATAAGCAGGTATGACGACCAGCACTGCCGCAGCAGCAATATGGGCGGTAAAAATAAAGTTGGAGATAAACAGTTCCCAAACGATTTGGTCCGTGGCCCCAGTGACGATAAGTCCATTGGTCATCTGCACGAAGGCGGTGTACAGGCCCACAAGGACAAAAAAGGAAAGAAAGAGCAGCCAGCCATAGTAGAGGTTTCCCCCTTTAATAGCATAGCTGAAAAAGTCACGGGCGAAAGCTATCGGCTTTTCGGAAGCCGAAGCTATTTGCTTTTTCATTGTCATTATCAATACCTCTCTAATCCATGTAATAGAAAAATTTGGGGTCGGTGTTATAAGCTTCCTTAAATCGGAACACCTTCTTGGTCGCCAAAACCTTCCTCACTTCGCTTTCAGGATCAAGCAGGTTGCCAAATTTTCTTGCACCCACTGGACAGGCTTCCACACAGGCTGGATAGCGTCCCTCTCTTACCCTCTGTAAACAAAAGGTACATTTTTCCATAACCCCACGCATGCGAGGACGGTTCCCCAAATAATGGGTTTTGGGATTCATGTCCTCACTGGGTAATACCGGTTCACCCCAGTTGAAGCGGCGTGCCCAATACGGACAGGCCAATTGGCACATCCGGCAGCCAATGCACCAGTTGTAATCAATAACTACGATTCCATTGGGATCCCTAAAGGTTGCCCGAACCGGACATGCCTTGACACAGGCCGGGTCTTCGCATTGCTGGCACTGCACCGGAAAATAAATGGCATTGTCTTCTGGAACCTGCTCCGGTTCATAGTAATGCTCGGTACTGCCAGAAAGACCAACATGTTTGTCAGCATTGCCACCGGATTGGATTCCGTAGTCTCCCAAGGCATTTTTGCTGGGAGAACCCTTATCACAAATCTTCCGCGTCGAATGCGAGGTTGCCTTTCTCCATCCGCAACACTCGAATCCACTGGATCGCGGGGTCACGGGATTGATTGTTTTCCCTAACGCAGGCCTCAACGCAGCGACGGCAGCCAATACATTTCGAAATATTGAGTGCATAGCCAAAAAGAACCCCATCCGGGGCAGGCGTGTTGGCTACTGTGGTTTGCTTACCAAACTGCTCTGTATAACGTTTTTCCAAGCGGGCAATGGCCTTTTCCTTCTGGGCATCACTCATCAACTCAAAGTGACTCTGGAATGTTTCGCCGAGACTCACTGCCTCAGCAGTAGCTGCCGTGACTGCTGGAGCAGCCACGGTTGCAGCGGCAGCAACACCCATCTTCTTGAGGAAATCACGGCGGGATTCTTTCACCTTGCCGTTGTCTTGTTCTTTCCCGTCGTCCTGTTCTTCAACCATCTTGCTTTTTCTTTTGTCCTCCGACATCGTGTATTGCCTCCGTTAATATGGGATCTTGAATACTCTCAAGATACCGTCCGGTAATGGTTACGTAGGATACGGTCAAGCATCTGTTGCTTCTCTTCCTCGGGCATGATGACCAACTTTTTGCCAGCCATGATCTGCTGCTGTCGCGAGTTCTCCTCGGTGGAGTGGGCACGGGCGTTCACACCGCCGACTTTTTTGGCAGGTTTTGTGATCGCTGCCCCGGTCAAACCAGCAGCCACTACGACCCCCAGTGCAGCCGCTGCCCGCTGGAGAAAGACCCGCTTGTCGGCGATCACCTCATCCTGTCCTTTGTGCGTACTCACATTTACCATGTGCTCTTCAGCCATAACGGCCTCCTTGTTGTGTACTTTAAACTGTTCTTATACCTTAAAAATTAATATTTTCAGTTCCATCAGCCAAATGCACTCATACATAGAATACATAGGTTGGTCAGTGTTCACAGACCCAGAGGCACCCGAATACATACGGGGGAACATAAGTTATTCTTACCAAAATTATTTTTACGAAGATCCTTCCGCCGTCAAAAGACGGCAGCTACTCATTAACTGCAAACCACGCTGGCAGTCAAGGAAAAAAGCGAAAAAATTGTCACCGCAGGAAAAAGAACAGCCGGGCGGCAGAGTCCGGCCAGCACCATGAACATGACCAAGGGGTTATAGAGCGGTTTCATTCACCAGCTATTTAAGCCGAGTTGGGCTGCTTGGCCCATGTGACCATCAGTATTGGACCGAAACAGTCCTGGAATTGGGTCATGTCACATTGTTTGTTTTTTCTGTAACGAAAAAAATCATACAAGGTTATAGTCATGATGATGAATACATTTATCACTCCACCCAAGGAGTGACTTGATACCCAAATATTTTTTCTGAAGCTCTCTTGCTCCCCCCTCATTTGCCATAATCAGAAGGTTTCAGAGTTTTTCCTCTTTATAGGCGGTAAATTATGGTCGCAAAATATGGTTGCTAATAGCTCAAAAATTCTCATCCTTGGTTCCAACGTCAAAATAACCAACCTTCCGGTTAAAGAGGTGAGTCTGCTGCAAGAAGGCAGTCTTCCTGCTTATGGTTATAATCCCGGCGATAATATTGATCTGCTTGCTGGGCCGGTAAGTGTTGAGAAGGGGAGATTAGAACAATGCCTGACATGGCTGAATTCTTATCTTGCTGAATCCGGTCTCACTCCCCAGGTTGACTGTCTCACCTATGGACCTGAGAAGCAAGTATATCAAATTTTCAAAAGGCAGAAAATCGGTGGTGAGGATGATCATGACGGCTGGTTTATGGTGAATCAGTTATTGCCGTCCGAGGAGCGGATGAAAAATTCACCCGCCTTTGTGATCAACGAGCATGAGTGTTCCATTGTCGGCAATAATACCGGGATGGTTCTGATAGACGACTCCGGTGTGCCTCCGCAGGTCTGCGACGATATGATGGGCCTGAATCCTGATATGTGGTGCATTGCTATGGGGATCTCTGTTGCCCATTGGCAGCAGTGGGCCCAGCGTCTTGGAAAGCGTTTTACCCTTTTTTGTCGCCTTTCCGATTTGGAAACCACCCGTATGGAAATGGACTCCGCTGTCACTTGGGAAAGTATTGTTGCCATGTGCCTTCGGGCCCTCAAAACAAGCGAGGTAGGTCTCTGGGATCCGACAACTAAACGTTTTCTCTGTCATATCGTGGTGGAAATGTTTCCCCATGCCATTCTTTATGTCGGTCCGGGCGGCACTTTTTTCCGCTACCGTAAAGGTATGTTGCCGAAAAAAAGCTCGTTTAAGAAACGCGGCTCTGTGCCCTGTTATGACACGATGGTCACTGCAATGTTGACCATAAATATCTTTCGCTTCAATTGCCTTGATTTCTGCCGTAATTGTTTTTTTGCCTTTTCCAAGCAGGTGCTGGTCAATTGGAAAGTACTTAATGACCACGGATATCATTTTGATGGCCAGCTCAAACTGCCGGAACTGGATTTCGGCTCGGTTTGCCCGGCTGACTGGCCATGCTCTGTTATCGAATGTGGTGAGGCACGCGGCGGCGGTCGTCTGAAGTCTGCTTGGCAGGACCAGGCTTCCAGCTGCCAGAGTGATTGCCCCTGCGCCTCTTCCGAGATGATCAGAAAAGATCCAAGTTTTGTCGAATTGCCCCACTCTTCCACAGGATTTGAGAAAAATTTAGCTCTGGTGGCCAGTCAGTCCTGGGGGGAGGAAAAGAAAAAGGCTTTGCGTTCCTTTTTCCATCGTAAATATGAATCACATTGTAACCTGCAAAACGACGGGGTTCGCTATGCCGGACATATAGATACCATCATTTCCGTGTTGCATAACCTGAAGGAAGAAGTCAATCGCGGTACCGGGTTTGATCATCTTCCTATGTGTCAAATCGGCCATCTGCGGACCACAGACCCGGCAGAAATCGATCCGGTCATCACCCTGCATCAGGTCATGGATTCCTATGTCTCCAAGGAAGCGGTCCTGCGTCCTCTCTGTATCGGGGTATTTGGTCCGCCGGGTTCAGGGAAATCCTTTGCCGTAAAACAGGTCGCTGATGAGATTGCTCGCCATCATGACGGAAATCCCTTTGATTTTTTTGAATTTAATCTTACCCAATTTGCCAGTCCTGAAGAAATCAATGCAGCAATCGATCCGATCAGGGCTTCGGTGGCCCAGG from Candidatus Electrothrix communis encodes the following:
- a CDS encoding twin-arginine translocation signal domain-containing protein, coding for MSEDKRKSKMVEEQDDGKEQDNGKVKESRRDFLKKMGVAAAATVAAPAVTAATAEAVSLGETFQSHFELMSDAQKEKAIARLEKRYTEQFGKQTTVANTPAPDGVLFGYALNISKCIGCRRCVEACVRENNQSRDPAIQWIRVLRMEKGNLAFDAEDL
- a CDS encoding 4Fe-4S dicluster domain-containing protein, with the protein product MGDYGIQSGGNADKHVGLSGSTEHYYEPEQVPEDNAIYFPVQCQQCEDPACVKACPVRATFRDPNGIVVIDYNWCIGCRMCQLACPYWARRFNWGEPVLPSEDMNPKTHYLGNRPRMRGVMEKCTFCLQRVREGRYPACVEACPVGARKFGNLLDPESEVRKVLATKKVFRFKEAYNTDPKFFYYMD
- a CDS encoding D-alanyl-D-alanine carboxypeptidase — encoded protein: MRLFHLLLAGLVMLFFTVGSAGAACSPPFNKLIRKGGYGVADTKGKIISSCNPDKAYVPASVIKLSTALAAFDILGPEYRFTTEFYTDKKKNLYIKGTGDPMLVSEEIREIFKVLQEKGVKEINAIYIDPSAFALEYPVPGREDSDNPYDAPVGAVSVNFNSVDIRVTKKGKILSGEKETPLLPIMQGLAKGYPAGRHRINICRYGKPSKGQIACYTTELFRALQEEAGIAGQGKMGDGPVPQDAELIYTHQSSKDLKELVTSFLKYSSNYISNLVYLTCGAKKYGYPATWAKAERAVNEVLVKRLGKKTAATIVQKEGAGLFRGNRVTVRAILELLKAFRPHASLLRKYMGVPTKSGSMKGIYNYAGYLNDGKAYVILLNQQRNQRRGVLGLLKKGQYPGSGKYKKKKGNNAKGRK
- a CDS encoding abortive infection family protein; protein product: MSDLTSAEKRKLERAFGMASGYVLNFSNRTFEEFILDSVGIEIYDEQYSYGSGSKSHRMRALWDIEPNHVVGKVLGDILDEWKEWNQKTYNPSTGEYEEPSFPDDCVKIVERLKSHSLVPEIESLRPNADDKDFEALARSIKGYIKRNEPETGLDRLHTFAVRYIRNLCDKHGISTERSKPLHSAFGEYVKHLRADGVIETEMAERILKSNISVLDAFNKVRNEHSQAHDNPIVSYHEALLIFNNVVSLIRYLDTVEKKTKKLNEPELDILF
- a CDS encoding AIR carboxylase family protein — its product is MKDYNVVIISGSDSDLPHIKKIQGELAKFTIESNIRICSAHKQPVACENIVKELNESSVPSIIVSIAGATDALSGVLSFHSVHPVISCPPDKTNHFSCVDNPPGSSNSLILRPANVAKHIVQILCLINADYKKILMEKNNEKISTLREADNANKA
- the nrfD gene encoding polysulfide reductase NrfD; translated protein: MKKQIASASEKPIAFARDFFSYAIKGGNLYYGWLLFLSFFVLVGLYTAFVQMTNGLIVTGATDQIVWELFISNFIFTAHIAAAAVLVVIPAYIYKRKDMKDLAVLGEIIALTFVIIGLNFIMFHMGRPERSWHMFPGLGVFNFPYSMLTYDVIVLNVYLGINALAVSYLLYMRYLGKPINTKLYTPLIYVAVAWGPLIHIVTAFILSSNAAISMWHTAVLPFAFLSMAGASGSALIIIFFLLIRKFSKMDIADSVIDFFSQVMAWSLGIIILVFAAEFFNELYPATHHAASLEFMMHGHQGLDAYVPWFWATMALIVIPFFLLLSSKIRKSYNSLLPLVSFVVFMIILIEKPAVLVFPAFSPTPLGEYAVYHPSFIEIFNVLFIWAVGFITLTLLTKGAIGVLTGEVRDSNTVEASGGAK
- a CDS encoding AAA family ATPase, producing MVANSSKILILGSNVKITNLPVKEVSLLQEGSLPAYGYNPGDNIDLLAGPVSVEKGRLEQCLTWLNSYLAESGLTPQVDCLTYGPEKQVYQIFKRQKIGGEDDHDGWFMVNQLLPSEERMKNSPAFVINEHECSIVGNNTGMVLIDDSGVPPQVCDDMMGLNPDMWCIAMGISVAHWQQWAQRLGKRFTLFCRLSDLETTRMEMDSAVTWESIVAMCLRALKTSEVGLWDPTTKRFLCHIVVEMFPHAILYVGPGGTFFRYRKGMLPKKSSFKKRGSVPCYDTMVTAMLTINIFRFNCLDFCRNCFFAFSKQVLVNWKVLNDHGYHFDGQLKLPELDFGSVCPADWPCSVIECGEARGGGRLKSAWQDQASSCQSDCPCASSEMIRKDPSFVELPHSSTGFEKNLALVASQSWGEEKKKALRSFFHRKYESHCNLQNDGVRYAGHIDTIISVLHNLKEEVNRGTGFDHLPMCQIGHLRTTDPAEIDPVITLHQVMDSYVSKEAVLRPLCIGVFGPPGSGKSFAVKQVADEIARHHDGNPFDFFEFNLTQFASPEEINAAIDPIRASVAQGRVPIAFWDEFDCRYNGDEFGYLRFFLPSMQDGVTYVHGIPYHIGRAIFVFAGGVKASWEGMEDLLSSENGEQLKKSKTLKIPDFMSRLRVVLDIDGIQIPGHLLQDSASEEELEELRRILHKRALIIAHQMQTHWKKAARKSSGLLLRLLIGEYKFGARSIEAVIEASRAADRLVYGLPELIAPSAARIHANWRVELERRIDHVRKSAGLRAIW